The genome window AACCCAGGCACCTTCCTGGTTCTGTTTCCAGTAACCGTTTATGGCGATGTTCTCATCGACAAAAATACTGAAATTTTCCGACGATCCGGGGGTTTCGATGTCAGCTGTAAAGCTTATCATTCCAAGTGGCATCTCAACATTTTCCGGAAGATCGGTCGGCGCATCAAGCTGCTGGATATTCTTGAATGATACAGGAGAAGACCCGGAATCAATCTTTCCTCCGTCAGAGCCTCCAACGATGGTCACAAACACACTCGGAGCATTTCCGGGATTACTATCAGGAGTGGGAGTCTTAAGAAAAGGAAACGAACTGACGCTGCTCTGGAGCTGATCCTGTACTCCATCGCCATTTCCGTCTCCTGTCACTCCGCCTGTAAGGCCGGGAACAAAGCCTTCCACGACTTCTGGCACTCCGTCATTGTCGTTGTCAGGCAGATTGCCCCATTCATTTTTAGGAGGTATGACAGGATTCGGGGTAGGTGTAGGATCTGGTGACGGAGGAGGAGTTGGCGGAGGCGTAGCGCTTTCGTTGACATCGGTCACAGTGGCGGTAATGGTCTGGCTATCTGTTCCGCCGTTTCCATCATTTGCCTGGACAATGACCTCGTATGTGTTGTTTGAACCTGTGTCTGTAGGAGCCTCGAAATTTGGAGCAGAAGCAAATACAAGTGCGCCTGAGTTGGTATTGATGGAGAATTTTGCCTGATCAGCGCCTCCTGTTATGGAATACGTAACAGTCTGGCCTGCGTCTGCGTCGGTTGCAGCTACCGTCGTGACCGCAGTAGTGTTCTCGGCAACATTAATCGCGGCCGTCGCTCCGCCTCCGTTTGAGGTGATGACGGGCGAGGTGTTAGGCGGAAGCGCCGTCAAAACCACATCGTTTCCATCACCGCCTTGGTAGCTGATGGTAAATCGAGATCCGCCGGCGCTAATCATCGCGCCTTCGCTCAACCCGGTGAAGGTGCCAGTGATGGCGTCCGCCCCGTCGTTGTTGATCAGGGTAAAGATATTTCCTGTTGTCGGAGTAAAGGCGTTGATGAGGGATACATTCAAGGTCGCGCCGCTGAGATCGACCGTTCCCACGACATCCACCTGGTCATACTGTGTGCCCACGATGACACCGCCCAGTTCGGCGCTCAATGAGCCATCCAGGACGAGATTGCCGGTCGTGATTTTTCCAGCGCCGCTGCCTGGCGCAAGGATTCCGCCGGATTGCACGGTTACCGCAGTGATGGTGCCGGCACCGCCTATGGTCGCACCGCTGGCAACGTCGAATGACCCACTGCTGTTGCAAGTGCCCGTGACCAATAACGTCCCCGCGTTCACGGCGGTATTACCGCTATAAGTGTTGTTCCCGGACAAGGTAAGGGTGCCTGAGCCTGTCTTGGCCAAAGCGCCGGAGCCGGAAATAACGCCAGAGATCGTCGCGTTGGCATCGGCTTGGAGTGTGGCGTTTCCGGCCAATTCAATAAGATTGTCGATGGTCGTCGCCCCGGTGATGGCCAGGGTCGTGTTTGTGGCCAGAATGATTTGGCCTGTTCCAAGGTTGGCATCGGCCGCGACGCTCAACCCGCCTGAAGAAACGGTTGTCGTCCCGCCATAAGTGTTGGTGCCAGAAAGGGTGAGCGTTCCCACGCCGGTTTTGGCCAGATTGAAGTTGCCGGAGATCACACCGGAAACTCCAACAGAGGCATCGCTCTGTATGGTGGCGTTGCCGGTCAGGCCAATGGCGTTGTCGATGATGGTCGCACCGGTGACCTGGAAGATGGTGCTATTCGCCAGATTGATTTGTCCCGCGCCCAGATTGCTGTCACTGCCCACGCTAAACGTCCCGGCGGATACCGTGGTGCCGCCGTAGGTGTTGCTTCCTGACAGTGTCAGCGTGCCAGCCCCGGTTTTGGTCAGGTTGCCGGTTCCGGAGATGGACCCGGACAGGGTCACGGCGTTGGCATTGTTGATGGTACCGTGGCTGGCGCCGAGGCTGAAGGCATTATCGATGGTGACATTGCTTCCGATTAAGACCAAGCTGCCATTATTGAGGGTGACTAGGCCAGAGCCAAGGTTGTAATCTCTTTCGATACTCAGAGTGCCTGCCGTGACGCTTGTCGTTCCATAGGTGTTGATACCGGTCAAAACCAGCGCTCCAGAATTTGGGTTGCTGACTACGAGGGAACCGTTGCTTACAGTTCCGCCCAAGGTCAAATCTGAAGCTATGGTATTGGAGATGGTTCTGGATGCTCCGCCAAGATCAACCGCTCCGGTGAAGGTCAACGCTGCCGAACCGGACATGGTCAAGGTGCCGCCAAGGACCAGATTGTTGGTCAGGGTGCGAGATGTCACGCCGGACGCGCGCACCTTGCCGCCATTGACGATCAGGGTGCCGGAACCCACTGCAGTATCGGAACCAAATTGAAGGATACCCCCATTCAGCACCGTGCCGCCGCTGTAAGTGTTGGTGCCGCTGAGGCTCAGGACATTGCCGGGAGCAGTGCTGTTGATGGTCAATGCGCCGACGCCGGAGATCGCCCCGCTGAGGGCTATCGACCCATTCGAAAGATCAGTGGTACCTCCGCTGTTTCCCACCGTCACCGCGTTACTGTAACTGAGAGGGCTGCCATTGGTCTTTAGCGCACCGCCATCTAAGGTCAAACCGGAGGTACTGCCGAGGCTGTTGGTCTGCAACGTACCACCTGAAACGGCGGTTGTCCCGCTGTAGGTGTTGGCGCCCGAGAGAATTAGCGTACCCGCGCCGGTTTTTGCGATAGACCCCGCGCCAGCCAGTGTCGAGCCGATTGTCAGCAGGTCACCTGCACCATTGGTCAGGTTAAGCGCCCCAGGCAGCGAAAGGGAGGAGCCGCTGATGGTCAGCGTGCCAGCCGTGTCGACGTCGAAGGTCGTTCCTGCGGCCACGGTCGCAGCCGAACCCAACGTAATGGTCTGCCCTGTCAATCCTGCCGCAAAACCAATGGTCTTGTTGCCAACGCTGGCCAGGACCAAGGCCTCACGCAGAGAGAGACCCGCGCCGTCGGCCAATTCCGCCGCATAGCTGCCGCCTGTTAAGGCGTCATCTCCAACGTCGCTATTGGTGTTCACTATCAAGGAATCCGTGACCGTGATGGTGAAGGCCTCTTCATAGGTCAGATTGCCCGTGCCGTTGTCCGTGGTGCAGATGCGCGCCGAATAGGTTCCGGCAGTCAAAACGGACGGATTGGTCAGGCGCAGCTGATTGCTATTTATGTTGAAGATACCGTTATTGGTGTCGCCGATGCCGGGAACCAGGGAGTAGGTGTGGGTGTCTCCGGTATCGACGTCAGTGCTGGAAAAGGTGCCGACGACATAGTTGGACGCATCGAAGGTGCTGGCCGTGGATGCGGACAGGGCGATGTCAGTTGGGGCGTCGTTGACTGGTGTCACAGCAATCGTTCTGGTATCGCTTGCCGAAACGCTATTTTTATCTGTGGCAGTGACTGTTACCACACGGTTTGTGCTTCCAGGATCATCCCCTGTATTTAGATATCTGATAGACTGGAGCGTTTCCTGGACAATGGCGTTGGTCGCGATACCGTTAAAGGTAATGGTCAACTTGGTGCCGTTTGTAACTGTGCCGCCGCTTGCAGAAAGATCACCTACATCTGTGCCATTTGCAAAGATGTTTGTGCCGGTGATGGTGATGGCTATTCCGTCTCCATCGGTATCAGATATGGATATCTGGTCTGTTGCGATATTGCCGCTTGTGATCTGTACTGCAAGCTTGCCGCCGTTCCAGTCTGCATTGCCGTCAGTATCATTCACCGTGCCAGCGGAATCAATCTGGATAGCTGAGGCGTTTTCGGTGTAGGACTGGCTGGTATTGGCCAGGCTGATCGTGGGTGCGGTGTTATTAGTCCAAATCCCACCGTTACCTGAGCAAGTTAAGCTGGTTGTAAAGGCAGGTTTTGAGCATCCAAGACACTCGTCTATCCCCTGCATCCCCTGCACAGTGAACGGCAGCACCGTCTCTATTTCACCATATGCGTATTCCAGATCCCAGTCCCCGCCAAGGGTAAGGGGGCCGGTTCTGTCAGTGGATGCGGCAATATCGACGCCGTTCAGAGACTGTGACAGAGCCTTAACAAAACCCAGCCCTTCGCTGCCAAGTGCCACGGAGCAACCATACAGCAGAAGATCGCTTTCTGAGCTGAAATGCGTGGCGATTTTTAAAAGTGTTTCTGCATTGGTCGCCAGAGTTGAGCTGGTGAGTTGAAGATCGCCCAGGTTCAGTCGGCCTATTCCTCCGTGGCTGACCAGATGCAGTGCATCAATCTGGCCATATGAGGATAGCGCCTGCTCGAGCGCCTCAAGCCCATTGCCGCCTTCTGGCAGCAGAATCACAGGAATATCCGGGCTAAGGCCAGCGCTCAGGACTTTCCAGTCAGCTACGGCTGCATCGACTACGATCAGTTCACGGGTGTTTAGTGCGTCCATAATAGCTCCGTTCATATTTGGTTATTCTCAGGATTTTTGGGGTTGCCAGCCTGAAAAATCTGGAGGTGGCTTGGGGGCCGTTTTCCAGGGGCCGGAGGGCAGATGCATGCGCC of Desulforegula conservatrix Mb1Pa contains these proteins:
- a CDS encoding DUF4347 domain-containing protein; translated protein: MDALNTRELIVVDAAVADWKVLSAGLSPDIPVILLPEGGNGLEALEQALSSYGQIDALHLVSHGGIGRLNLGDLQLTSSTLATNAETLLKIATHFSSESDLLLYGCSVALGSEGLGFVKALSQSLNGVDIAASTDRTGPLTLGGDWDLEYAYGEIETVLPFTVQGMQGIDECLGCSKPAFTTSLTCSGNGGIWTNNTAPTISLANTSQSYTENASAIQIDSAGTVNDTDGNADWNGGKLAVQITSGNIATDQISISDTDGDGIAITITGTNIFANGTDVGDLSASGGTVTNGTKLTITFNGIATNAIVQETLQSIRYLNTGDDPGSTNRVVTVTATDKNSVSASDTRTIAVTPVNDAPTDIALSASTASTFDASNYVVGTFSSTDVDTGDTHTYSLVPGIGDTNNGIFNINSNQLRLTNPSVLTAGTYSARICTTDNGTGNLTYEEAFTITVTDSLIVNTNSDVGDDALTGGSYAAELADGAGLSLREALVLASVGNKTIGFAAGLTGQTITLGSAATVAAGTTFDVDTAGTLTISGSSLSLPGALNLTNGAGDLLTIGSTLAGAGSIAKTGAGTLILSGANTYSGTTAVSGGTLQTNSLGSTSGLTLDGGALKTNGSPLSYSNAVTVGNSGGTTDLSNGSIALSGAISGVGALTINSTAPGNVLSLSGTNTYSGGTVLNGGILQFGSDTAVGSGTLIVNGGKVRASGVTSRTLTNNLVLGGTLTMSGSAALTFTGAVDLGGASRTISNTIASDLTLGGTVSNGSLVVSNPNSGALVLTGINTYGTTSVTAGTLSIERDYNLGSGLVTLNNGSLVLIGSNVTIDNAFSLGASHGTINNANAVTLSGSISGTGNLTKTGAGTLTLSGSNTYGGTTVSAGTFSVGSDSNLGAGQINLANSTIFQVTGATIIDNAIGLTGNATIQSDASVGVSGVISGNFNLAKTGVGTLTLSGTNTYGGTTTVSSGGLSVAADANLGTGQIILATNTTLAITGATTIDNLIELAGNATLQADANATISGVISGSGALAKTGSGTLTLSGNNTYSGNTAVNAGTLLVTGTCNSSGSFDVASGATIGGAGTITAVTVQSGGILAPGSGAGKITTGNLVLDGSLSAELGGVIVGTQYDQVDVVGTVDLSGATLNVSLINAFTPTTGNIFTLINNDGADAITGTFTGLSEGAMISAGGSRFTISYQGGDGNDVVLTALPPNTSPVITSNGGGATAAINVAENTTAVTTVAATDADAGQTVTYSITGGADQAKFSINTNSGALVFASAPNFEAPTDTGSNNTYEVIVQANDGNGGTDSQTITATVTDVNESATPPPTPPPSPDPTPTPNPVIPPKNEWGNLPDNDNDGVPEVVEGFVPGLTGGVTGDGNGDGVQDQLQSSVSSFPFLKTPTPDSNPGNAPSVFVTIVGGSDGGKIDSGSSPVSFKNIQQLDAPTDLPENVEMPLGMISFTADIETPGSSENFSIFVDENIAINGYWKQNQEGAWVNLASPEYGGQIVTEGGKTRLDFAILDGGEFDNDGEADGVITDPGAPGWRDIALAFDENYYLESKLQELRADGLTQYVDIRQVKGVI